A window of the Alnus glutinosa chromosome 4, dhAlnGlut1.1, whole genome shotgun sequence genome harbors these coding sequences:
- the LOC133866715 gene encoding calcium sensing receptor, chloroplastic has translation MELAIRASATPRLSLPGPSSLSSTPRSSFRQQFRPTSVSLPTSTTISLLALFTPSHEAKALSLSKDQIVSTLTEVEKTIDKVQEVGSSFFDTTQRILEVVGNALKPGIEVALPIVRQAGEQALKFASPAVSEASKKAQEVIQSSGLDTQPVLSAAKTVADAAQQTTKVIEVAKPIASSTFENISSADPVVIVGTAGALFLTYLLLPPIWSIISFSLRGYQGDLTPAKTLDLISSKSHFMIDIRLEKDKDKAGIPRLPSSAKNRMIAIPLEELPSKLRGLVRNAKKVEAEIAALKISYLKKINKGSNIVIMDSYSDSAKIVARALTSLGFKNCWVVADGFSGSRGWLQSRLGTESYNLSFAEVLSPSRVIPAAVRRFGTTSSSGQKLLPGSD, from the exons ATGGAGTTGGCCATCCGAGCTTCAGCCACCCCCAGGCTTTCTCTTCCCGGTCCTTCCTCATTATCTTCCACTCCCAGATCTTCTTTCAGACAACAATTCAGACCCACTTCTGTATCATTACCAACATCAACGACCATATCTCTGCTGGCTCTATTTACTCCTTCCCATGAAGCGAAGGCTCTCAGCCTCTCCAAGGATCAGATAGTCTCTACTCTCACTGAA GTGGAGAAAACAATTGATAAGGTTCAGGAAGTGGGTTCGAGTTTCTTTGACACCACTCAGCGTATTCTTGAAGTTGTGGGAAATGCTTTGAAGCCGGGTATTGAGGTGGCATTGCCAATTGTAAGGCAGGCAGGAGAACAGGCCTTGAAGTTTGCTTCCCCGGCAGTTTCCGAGGCTTCAAAGAAGGCCCAAGAAGTAATTCAAAGCTCTGGCTTGGACACACAGCCTGTTCTCAGTGCTGctaag ACGGTCGCAGATGCAGCTCAGCAGACCACAAAGGTAATTGAAGTGGCCAAACCTATAGCCTCATCAACCTTCGAAAACATCTCGTCAGCAGATCCTGTTGTGATCGTAGGAACTGCCGGAGCATTATTTCTCACATACCTCCTCCTTCCTCCCATTTGGTCTATCATCTCTTTTAGCCTTCGGGGTTATCAAG GTGATCTTACTCCTGCGAAAACTCTTGATCTAATATCTAGTAAAAGCCACTTTATGATTGATATTCGATTGGAGAAGGACAAGGACAAGGCTGGTATTCCTCGCCTTCCCTCTAGTGCTAAGAACAGGATGATTGCAATTCC TTTGGAAGAATTACCAAGCAAGTTAAGAGGCCTTGTCAGAAATGCAAAGAAAGTGGAAGCAGAAATAGCTGCTTTGAAGATTTCTTATCTCAAGAAAATTAACAAAGGCTCCAACATCGTTATCATGGACTC GTACTCCGACTCAGCCAAAATAGTTGCCAGAGCACTAACAAGCCTTGGCTTTAAGAACTGCTGGGTTGTAGCTGATGGGTTTTCTGGAAGCAGAGGATGGTTGCAGAGTCGGTTAGGAACAGAGTCATATAATCTGTCTTTTGCTGAGGTCCTCTCACCGTCCCGGGTCATCCCTGCTGCGGTCAGACGCTTTGGGACGACCAGCTCAAGTGGCCAAAAATTACTTCCTGGGTCCGATTGA